The Ziziphus jujuba cultivar Dongzao chromosome 1, ASM3175591v1 genome segment ggTAGAATAATCACACATTAaccttttttggtgaatactaaaaaataagccttatttaaaatatttttaataaaaatatgaaatatgatatataagtaattaatatgGATATGAATAACATGGAcagcatttttaaaaaaatattgttttttaatagTAATATCTAAAATGAAAGTCTGtgattggattttgtgaaaattcctcaggtgattttttaaaaacaggtttttttttaaaaaaaaattaataaaatatatatttatagcttTTAATAGCATTTATTTTATaactgttaattaattatatataacattgatTTTTTAAACCCTAAAATTTTAGAGATAAAACtttcattttaataatatttagatcaCTTTAGTATGATATTCATTCTAGACAGTATTAttgaagagaaattttttttaaaatactgcTTATGttgctaatataatatatttattttcacatttcataattttattaaaaatgcttttataaattttaacaatGTTAATTTTTCCATTATATATACTGCAATCACATTAAATATTAAGGATATTCTTATATGATcgattttttcactttttgtttttgtttttttttttttttttttttttggttggtgaaaatttttactttttgttcttttataaatggaaaagataaaattatagCAAAAACAATTGCAATTGATTGGCCTTTGGATTCCATCAAACCTCATCTCAGTTAAATTTCCCAATATTGTTGACCATGGAAGGTTAGATAGGGAATTTAAGgatttggaatcaataagaatcttaaaaaagtaaaaatacacATTCAAGCTTTCCATGAATAGTCCTTGACTACTACAAAAACTGTGGCCCAACCATGCCAAAGGGGTTGATTCTAAATAGAGAAATTatgacaaatttatttattttttaataaaatggctggttgtggtttttttttttttttttttgccgaaaaatgGCTGCTTGTGGTTTGTGATTGTAAAAGGTTCCAATCACATTTAACcaaatatctatattttaaacctttttaTTCCGATACATCAAAATATGGGTCTCAAAAATGCTTATAGAAGACAATAGGCCATGAAATGTTGGTTCTTAAATTGCACTATGGTGATCTAGGCGTGATTAAAAAAAcatgatttattaaaaatatgaaacaatAAGGATGGGCGGTCAAAAATTAAACAGGGGAGGTCTAACCTCTGCCTCCTCATTCACCTACAACAGACTGAATTTACTATTTATCCCGTGAATTATGCAGTAAATTTTCAATTGAAGTACTGAAGTACCAAAGTAACATTcaatttagtttcttaattccATATTTACCTTTAGATTTCTTGACGTACAGTTGTCATCCTCCCAAGATTTCACTGTTTGAGTTAAAcgtaaagataaaaaaaacgtACCACGGAAAATGCCCATGTCGTTGTTTCTAGTTATTATTAAATCcttttagtaaaataaaatcaaattatcaaaaaaaaaaaaacactcttcCCTTCCATtacaaaaggaaaacaaaattttaactaaAGAAGACTGTAATTTTAATAAACagcaaattagattttttttttaaatataaaattaaataataaaccatAATAATTACTTGTAATTTCTGATCACCATTATTAATGTTAAGTAGTTTGGGTACTCCCAAAAAGCAATAGTTAAGTAGTttgggtaaataaacaagcagcATATTTGTATTAACCCctgaaatttagaaaataaaaaggtaaattaAACGAATTTTGCTAAACCATTGTTAATATTTCAATTGTTAATTGGTTGTATATGattatgtattgatttttttaatctaaaatattaatacaagaaagtaaattttttttaataaaataataaattaatccaTAAGTGTGATTATCAATAGAAACAAATAGTATATTTCAAATTGAAACCCACGACACACAAGCAACAGAAGACAAACTTGATTAGTATGTATAAGTAAACAAATTGGTGAAATTGTGGCTAAAAACAGCTGAGAATTAGCAAATGCTTTCCAGTCAAACAATAATTGAAACATCTTTAATTATTAGTCTTACTCTATAACATGGGCATGCTTGTTTGTTGGTTATTTTATAATGGTTTTTAAGCATCTTAAGCTAAAAAGGTATATTAATATTTCAAGATTGGAAAATAGCATATTTTTAATACTAGCTAGCTTGTTAGATAAGACACAAATCACAGGCATGACCATGAGCATACTGTGCTAAGCATTATTCATGATTTAGTCAACTTCATGTTCTTCGATTGCCAGTTCAATTTTGCTCAATGGAACATAATTTCAATGAGAAAGAAATTGGTGATCTTTTATAAAATAGTTTTGGTATTTGTGATTGATAGGGATGATCACTGGTAATGTCATTTTGATATAACaattgctaattaataatatttaattatgtattgattttatattttaaaattttaatttaaaaaagtaaatacttttagttatttaaattgttaaatcaCATATAAATCTATTGATGATTGTTATATTAGTAATACTaaataacatttatatatatatatatagagagagagagagagaatagcaAAGATAGGAAAGTTAATTAACCTATGTTTCCATAGTTAACATTCGTATTCAgtattcaatttattaaaatgaaTGTTAATTTTAACTAACAGGAGAAAtacttttcactttttttttccctttttttttttgcttttttgcaaTAGAACATTTTTAACATGttgaacatatataattttaataattttacatttattgaatttgtttatcaaaattttggtaaataataagtTGAATTATACAATTGGTTTTTCCTCTCATAATTGTAGAACATAAATAATCTAGCAACCACTTATATATCATGAGGTcattgtttatttaaattttgataaagaaaTTGATATATGTAGTATTACTAggataatttttaacttttaagagTATGTAAGTGTTTTATATAATATgggaaatattcaaattttgagAATTCGATAATAAGAAATTCAAGTCAAATTAGTTATTGGAAAAGTTACCAATTTATTCAAAAGACTTCATATTAAGgcattttttctataaatatgaaattgaaaattagcTACCAGGTGTTATCAAACAACTTATATTGGGTTACATCATGTCTATTCATGATAATAGGATCTTAGACctccaatataatatatatctaatgaaatccaacataaaatacttgattTCATAACCAATGATCAAAATCTTGAAACCTAGGAAGCAAAAGAGGATAGAGGAAATGAAAACATGAACAAGggcctttttatttgttttttggtagaAAGAACAAGTGcttgtttatgattttttttttttttttcatttatcgAAATCCAGCCACAACAAATTTAACActtagataaaattaaataattagttaAACTAGATTGCTGGGAGTTTAACTAACTACAAAAATGGAAATGGTCCAGGCCTTGCATCCAACAGTACAAAGATTGATTAGATTAATGTGGTGTAGTGTAGCTGtcacatatttttttcaatacaaaAATGGTGGGCCTTTTGTTTTGTGAGGATatgtgtgggaccaaatggGCATATGGATAAACTATTAATTGCCTTTGCCTCTTCCGAAATTTCCATTCAAAGTGGGgaaccaaactccaaagtccaAAACacatacaattttctttttttttttttttttttttttttttttttttttttttggttggggggGGGCTTTTAACATATAAAGAAAGTTCGAGCAGGGAGAGAAAATATAGGTCTATAAGATTTATAATTACATAATTACATTAACCTTAATTGGTGTAAGGATATGGGTTAGAGTGAAGCAATAATGAGAACCCAAATTCCAAAAACTAGTGGTGTTTGGAAAGATAACAGAGTTCTCATTATTAGCTTTGACCACAAATCTCCATGCACCTTTTAAATCcggtgttgaaaaagaaaaaggttggtGAACAGAAGATtgcaatatttataaaatcatcTAATCCACAACTAATTAATAAATCTATTATAATAAACTAgtcattaaatattaaaaaacctagtcattaaattttttcttaaattttaagatttttatcgTTAATGTTCTACTTAATTTCaacatttttgtaaaattaattgataCTACAAAatgtaaaatgcaaaaaatgTTGAACTACATGAGGTATTGccaacaattttcaattttacataCCTGTCAACTATTATATGGTTCCATGTGGAATAAGCCAATGGCTTTCACTAATGTTTTTATAGACAGTAATTTTGTATTTCCAATATCCCATTCTactaatataaaagaatatcacattttatctttaatatacacaaatatattatatgttgtCTGTTTATTTATGTTTGGTTCAATCTATTTTTAATGTGGGTGATAATGTAatcatttcattatttatttatttctatattaCACATGGAGGAATTCGaatttaaatcaacaatcaAGAAAACagtaatttttattactatatatGTTGTCCCTTTAGAAGGCATGACATTGTATTACTTGGTATTCAAATTTTGCGATCATCATACAATTTACTTATAAGTCATAGTCAAAATCATCCGattaaacaaaattcaaataaaattataattaatcaataaaacatTGGTTCCAATTACGAATATacttggtttattttttatttttatttgttttctctgTCTATAGTCATTAGTTTTGCTGTCGTGAAAAGACAAAGAATGGTGGTGggaacagaaaaataaaagggcAATGAGAAAGCTATGATATTAAATCTGTGATAATGATTCACCACACTAAAATTCTTGAATTTCTTACACCAAAACATAATAAGGGCCAACAAAAGCCAGGATATGATGAAGAAGGTGGGCCAGATTCTTGTTTTTTCTCCCTAATACTCTAATATGGAGATGAGCATCTTGATATTTTAGAGGTCCAAGGAACAAAATTTTTCATTCATTAAATGCAAGCACATGGAGCTGATTGCTCCCCACATAAAGCTTTGCTTTCAGCCATTTTCATGTTTTCTGTAATATTTTTCCACCCTTTAGAAGcatatttgttttttgggtctTCCAATATCAAACATTGGCTTCAATCATATTCACCAGCATGGAAAATCTGCAGAACTTGAGTGGTCCACTAGTttcatatttttgtcttttgaagaatcaaaataagaaatttgtATCTTTGCTTTGGCAAATTTATTATAGCAGTCGTTTACCGTAGTGGTATTTTGGCTGGCACTGCTAAAGTACGTTTTACTTTTTGtacaaattgtaatttttatttttatttttaaattttttttttttttaggtgcaGCATTTTGATTCACTGGTTTTGATATCTCAGTTTTCATAAAAAGTGATTATTAAGTGTGAAAGATCATGCTCCTTCAATTTTCTTAAAGAGCCATTTTAAAGCCGCTCTTCAGCCTCATTTTGTTGGAGATGAAGTCTTGTGAGCCCTTTTTCATTTTCCAGCCCACTATTTGGTAGCCCGTTAACATGAATACTGCTAATCAAAACTTCATGAgcctaaattttaataaacctTGCCAGACCCAAATTTCTTGGGCCGGTTATCTaccaatttcacttttttttttttttttcttcttctataatACTAAggttatcaaattttattttttaaattttaggacATCATTTTgacattattttattgaattcacattttataattagattatattaatttattaactaataataaaaaattgtccAATCATTTAGCATCTAAAATCTGTTAAACAAATTTGATGgctatagtattattattatttttttgactttAAGCTGTGTTTTTCCATGTGGAACAATGCTCAAGTAGAAAACAACATTCTCGTTACAAAATAATACTATAGTCATCACctttgtaatattattttatacgttTATATTAAAACTCATCTACAGACCATAATCTATTTAACAATTTTGGGAATGATTGAAATATTGCTTAATCAGTTGGTAAGTAAAATGGTGCCTCATCATTACCATCCCGagcttaaaaacaaaaataacagaGCACCATATAGGAATTTAGTGGCTTGGCACTGCACAGCTTCTCCGCTAATTAGGATCAACCCGCTAAAATTCTGACCGTGAGTAGTAccctttttctaatttttagaaGCTTAAcccaatttgaaattttgaaccgATTATATTTTCCTATTTCTTTGTCCAAGTCACATTTTTAATCACTATAAATAAGAGATCTAAGATAAAATTTCAGTGTGtctaaaagataataaaaacattaattacTCGTTTTAATTTGTCTgttgttttattaaataatcGAAATATTTTCCAGTAAATGGTACGAttagttattaaaattattaactaTTTTCCCAATTCCAAGCGGTAATTTTCTAGTATTAGGTGTGAAGTGGAGCCACTCGGATAATATTGAAATTTGGACTTACATACTATAGTCAAATTGGTAATTGAGTGGTACCACAACAAACTATgacttgtttttttattttttattttttatttttattattacttttttaatgAGGTATTTAAGACGCCTTGGATTTCAACCATGTGAGGCCACAGGTACTTGTTGGGAAACTTGATGGTAGTATTAACCAAAGTTTAAAATCTCCAtaatttttagatatttttttaaaacttttattttttcaatgttgaTAAGAAATTTGAGTTTCAAAATCAAATggaaaaatttccataattttcatttaaattttttgaaattttcattcatatacATTCATATCAATTTCCTCACATTTTGGTCTAAATTTCcacaatatttattaatattttttaaagtttcatccaaatttctataaatatccATTAAACTTAAtactttttgacaaaaaattttaaaaattttattgatattaacTTAAgtttataagataaaatattatttttaatataaattaattattaaaagatatagtATCTTgattattacattttatattacacattaaaaaatgaagataaagaaTGAAATAATAGTTTTCAACTACAAAATAACTCTATATGGTACCGAAATACtattcataaatcataatgtaattataatagtatattatatattttaatttataaataattttatgagatatgtattttttcatattttttatcaataatattaattttcgtTAATGTCTAccgtatttttatttattaagaaaatattatatacattcaatatttttttcactttttatagtcaaattgataattattgattaaataaattaatttaaaattgtaataatttttcatcatttcttttattattttcaataaatttatatcgatatttgataatttttcatatttttataaatattttcatatttgaaCATTCAATATTTCcaacaatatcaatttttaaaatattggtaTTAATACACATAGATATGGATAGAATccaaacattgaaaataataataatgataataaagaaAACATTTCTAAAATCGGCAGACCATATGCAATGAGAAggaaattttctaaaacaagaTAGTAATGACAAAAGTAAGTTGGGATTTCTATGTCGCATTAAATCCCTTCATAAAATttaatagtatttattttttattattattatttgtttttttttggggggggggggggggggttaatcACAAATTAAATAGTTATAAGTACAAAAAttctttatataataatatatagttaaagaaaaaaagaggctaATACATAATCACATGGTACATGCTTTACAACTTTAATCACAGTGTTCTCATGTGAATGCTCCACAGCGAAACCCCCACATCTTCCCTTACCTGTCTAGCTATAAAGTTGTCTCCTCTATGCCCATttaagcttcttcttcttcttcttctcctcctcctcgAAGTCCAGGTACAAAAAATGGGAAAATCTGGTGCTGTTGTTTGTTTAACAATCTTGGCCATGGATGTCATTGCTGGTGTACTAAGCTTTCAAGCtgaaatcaacaaaaacaaggtatgcatatgtatatatatatatatatatatatcaagttcTATTCacttaaagaaagaaaaaaaaaaaaaagaaaaaaaaaaagaaaaagaaaataattttaacttttgtgtTCTTAAAATTAAGCAGGTGCTGAATCGGCTACACAGAGTTGAGTGTGACGAGGAAAGAGGAATATCAGAGACATTTAAGCTTGGTCTAGCTGCAACTTTATTACTGGCAACAGCTCACATTATGGCTAATTTGCTTGCAGGGTGCATGTGCTTTTGTAATTCCATGGAAAAGTTGGAGACCTCTTCTTCTAACCTCCAAATATGCTTTGCATGTCTCATTTCATCATGGTAATTCTTTCTAACTATAATAGACATACGTACATTGAAATTCTTTCTAACTATAATAGacatacatacatgtacatatatatgacTTGTACTTTTATCAGGTAGACTGGATAAAAGATTGATTgtttatatacacacatatataatctGATAAAATTAAACTCGTTAAATTACCAGCTTACCTAGTTTCATATGTAGGCATACATTGCAATATTTTCTGGATTTTTCTGCTAAGttattttcacatatatattttatatattcaagGTGTTTTAGTATGTTAATCATCTATTTTAACTATCCCTTTGGGTACTTTACTTTCTGCTAAAGCAATATTCTTAACACGCATGTGGAAGATTTTAAATGGCAATCTAATTAATGTATAGCTAGCTCCTAGCTTTACTTAATTGTTTACTAAAGCTCATTAGctttaattaatcaaaagaCACCAAAAGAAGCAGTTTCCCACCTTCATATATAACCAAATGGTGGTGCTTATGGTTATGTTCTTATAATGAAACacctttaattaatttaaggaCCACCATTGTTATTAAACTAATAGTCCAATATATCCTTTTCAGTTTTtttgttacctttttttttttttaaaaatctggAATGgaccaaaacaaaatatactTAGTATATGAATGTTATTAAATTTGACCTAACGAGCTATATAGCTAGTATTTGAAATGATATATTGTACGTGCTTGACAAAGTTGTTTGATGTATGGGTTATGTATGTACATCCAGGATCACAGCAGCTGTTGGATTCCCGGCGCTGATAATTGGAATGTTAGAGAACTCAAAATCACAAGGACTATGCAGGAATATTTTGCACCATCATTTTCTGTTAATTGGAGGTATATTATGCTTCGTGCACAGCCTCTTCTGCATTGCTTTTTACGTTGTTCTTACTATCAGTTTTGGAAATCAAACCACTAGTGGAAATAATCATCATCAACTTTATCCTTGACAAATGACAACATTTCACGATTGCTTtaactcttttgttttctttttgatgtttttttGGTCACTACTTCACAAATCTTTGCTATTTTGACGTAACATTACAAatgttttcttattattatttacttttgttttttactCTTTATTATTCAATGAGCTAATCAAATCATCAAAATTAGGTCATGCTTTTTGAAGAACAACTTCTAGCTTTTAAAAGATATATGTTGTGGATATTTTTAAAGTCAGCAATTAATTTATTCCCTTGGGAGAAGCCTATAATAAGACCACTACTTCCTTTGGCAATCACACGTATATtggaagaaataaaattaaaacaaaaggaagaagaagaagaagaggccaccattaattattattattattattttattaaggcACTAATAATTTATATGGGATAGAGTGCGTGACATCTTATTAATCGGTCCTACTGTTATAAGTTGACTTTTAGTTTTTCTTAGAGATATTTGCCTTGAATGAATAATATATAGACGaagatgttatatatatatatatatatatatatgtatagatatatataacttttatgGGTTTATTGCCATTATGTTAGAaatactaataaatttttattaagatgtaaattaaatatcatgtaagtgttaatattatattaattaatataataatatatttttttaaaaaaataaaaaattaaattataaataagtgaatattttaaaagataaatataaataaatataagtatatcatatatatatatatatctatatataaagaactttttcaatataaatatttacattaCAATGCAAACatcactttaaaaaataattttttgacaaaTCGTCGtctaaagtattattattaataaatgttcttttaaaaatcattatcaTATATTGATATGTAACACATGTTTTGGTCGATTTATTTAATACTTGGAAAGCacttttgtaaaattaaaagaagaaataggAGCAAAAATTATACTAAATAGCAACTAAGTcacctaattattattattattattttttgacagATGCAGTTAtctttatagttttattttctttcaaaagcaCTTTTGGACATCGCATGAGAAtgaagaaaacataaaattccaattttatgaGATTACACTACTAATGTACTgtgatttttaattctttttaatttccgTGTATGgattaaaaatagaaatcattGTAAAAACCAGGGTTTTTCAATTACACAGCGGCCGAAGGGACGATTAACTATAAAacttagaaaagaaaagcaaagaatataattaaatattggcattaaattttcaaatttattattatccttTAGTTGATCatattaagaataaaatttaaaatttaattataaaccaAAAAGGAATTTAGTAATGTactctataattttatttgaacacaataaactttataaaaaccatataatcatatatgaattttttaattttaactcttaaaatgatttaaaagttgaaaatgaCTTGATAGAAGTCTAgttgtataattatattattacaattatatatatatatatatatacacacatatatttgtgggatgtattatttaatatcaaaaagaaaaattcaaataggcataattttctttaattcaaATTAGCGTATCAGTTCCTCTAATAATTCACAAATTCTAATCATTAGCACTTGcaattttatcttctttttctctaTTAGTTTTAACTTGCTTAATTGGGTAAAAATTTGAACATATGTATAGGCATCTTCGATCTCTGTTAAATTCAACTTGCTTGATTGGGTAAAAAATTCAACCTACATAGCTTCTTCTATATGCAAGGTTGATCTTCTTTTTGTGGTGAAGTTGACGTTGGACATGTACAAAAGCaactatatatagatatattcaaTATGATAGAAATAGATAAAGAATGGTACATGTATATAATTTCCACAACGACTCCCTTCTTATGAGTGATTACTAACACTAGTTTAGCAGTCTCACTACCAGTGATTTCAACCAGAAGTTATTGTGTAGTGGTCCAGATAAGAGTACTTCCTGGTTCCTAAGAGGAGATCAGTGGAGTTGCAAAAATCTGAATAGGGTGGTCATGGAAGCAGAGGAAACTTCATTTCTAGATCAAGGTGATTTCCCCCATCTGGAGCTCATGGCAAATGTTATAGAAGCATCTAGAAAATCCAATCTAACATTAGTGGGAAGAATCATCATGGAAAAAGTTATTAAGCATGCTACAGTGCAATTGATAACCAGAAGAATATGGTTCACTAAAGAACCAGCTAAGGTGGAGCAATTATGCCATAGTTCGTTCCTGTTTTCGTTCAAAAATGAAAGGGACCGAGCCAGAGTGTGGAATCAGTGACCCTGGACAATCAACAGTGCGCACCTTGCTCTCAAGGAATGGAATCCTCATATGGTTCTAAGGGATTTCGATTTTTCCCACTCTACTTTCTGGGTCCAAATCTATGGATTACCACTGCAGTTCATGAACAAAAAGAGTGCATTCAAAATTGGGGGATTGTTTCAAAAAGTGGTAAGATGTGAAGATACATCAAAGAAAAACATAAGGGGGCTCAAATTTATGCGAATCCAAGTCGAAGTCAATATTTCAAAACCTTTACCAACAGGTTTCTTTCAGAAAGTAGAAAAAGGTAAATCTTGGATCCAATTTTGTTACGAACACCTAAGtgatttttgttataattgtGGGATTCAAGGCTATGTGAAAAAGTCCTGTAAGGTTCAAGTTCATACCTCCGCTGCAAAGGACGGGGATGCCTATGGAGTTTGGTTGAGGGTGGAAGAGGGGGCTTTCTCAGTGTTTAGCAAAG includes the following:
- the LOC112490246 gene encoding protein VASCULATURE COMPLEXITY AND CONNECTIVITY-like, with protein sequence MLHSETPTSSLTCLAIKLSPLCPFKLLLLLLLLLLEVQVQKMGKSGAVVCLTILAMDVIAGVLSFQAEINKNKVLNRLHRVECDEERGISETFKLGLAATLLLATAHIMANLLAGCMCFCNSMEKLETSSSNLQICFACLISSWITAAVGFPALIIGMLENSKSQGLCRNILHHHFLLIGGILCFVHSLFCIAFYVVLTISFGNQTTSGNNHHQLYP